One segment of Carya illinoinensis cultivar Pawnee chromosome 1, C.illinoinensisPawnee_v1, whole genome shotgun sequence DNA contains the following:
- the LOC122316055 gene encoding GRB10-interacting GYF protein 2, which translates to MAGVSLKCGDCGALLRSVEEAQEHAELTSHSNFAESTEAILNLVCTTCGKPCRSKTESDLHTKRTGHTVFVDKTSEAAKPISLEVPKATAESNQAGNASTSQPEEMVVPEVDKKLLEELEAMGFPTARATRALHYSGNAGIEAAVNWVVEHEDDSDIDQMPLVPVNTKFEAPKPSLTPEELKVKQQELREKARKKKEEEEKRVEKEKEKERIRVGKELLEAKRIEEENERKRILALRKAEKEEEKRAREKIRQKLEEDKAERRRKLGLPPEDPSAVKPSPVVEEKKSSLPVRPATKAEQMRESLRSLKQNHKDDDAKVKRAFQTLLTFVGNVARNPDEEKFRKIRLSNQSFQERVGAFSGGIEFLELCGFEKIEGGEFLFLPRDKVDMAVLNSAGAELDSAIKNPFFGVL; encoded by the exons ATGGCGGGCGTATCACTCAAGTGCGGGGACTGTGGGGCCCTCCTGAGGTCCGTAGAGGAAGCCCAGGAGCACGCTGAGCTGACCTCCCACTCGAACTTCGCCGAGTCCACCGAGGCGATCCTCAACCTCGTCTGCACTACTTGTGGCAAACCCTGCCGATCCAAAAcg GAGAGTGATTTGCATACGAAAAGAACTGGGCACACTGTTTTTGTTGACAAGACTTCGGAGGCAGCAAAACCAATAAGTTTGGAGGTTCCAAAGGCTACTGCAGAGTCCAATCAGGCTGGCAATGCGAGCACTAGCCAACCCGAAG AAATGGTTGTGCCGGAAGTTGACAAAAAGCTACTCGAGGAACTTGAAGCAATGGGTTTTCCAACAGCACGAGCTACCCGTGCACTTCATTATTCTG GTAATGCTGGCATTGAGGCTGCTGTAAATTGGGTGGTAGAACATGAAGATGATTCAGACATAGATCAGATGCCCTTG GTACCtgtcaatacaaaatttgaggCTCCAAAACCTTCTCTTACGCCAGAAGAACTAAAAGTCAAACAACAAGAATTAAG GGAGAAGGCTCgcaagaagaaagaagaagaagaaaagagagtggaaaaagagaaagaaaag GAGAGAATTCGAGTGGGCAAGGAACTATTGGAAGCAAAGAGAATTGAAGAAGAGAATGAACGAAAACG GATATTGGCCTTGCGAAAAGcagagaaagaggaagagaaaagagCTAGAGAAAAAATTCGACAGAAATTGGAAGAAGATAAG GCAGAAAGAAGGCGGAAGCTTGGATTACCACCAGAAGATCCTTCAGCTGTAAAACCTTCACCTGTTGTGGAGGAAAAAAAG AGTTCGTTGCCAGTTAGACCTGCTACAAAAGCAGAGCAAATGAGAGAGAGCTTGCGATCTCTTAAGCAAAACCACAAG GATGATGATGCCAAAGTCAAGAGAGCATTCCAGACTCTCCTAACTTTTGTAGGAAATGTTGCCAGGAATCCCGATGAGgaaaaattcagaaaaattagACTCAGTAACCAATCTTTTCAG GAGAGAGTCGGTGCATTCAGTGGGGGCATTGAGTTTCTTGAGCTGTGCgggtttgagaaaattgaaggtGGTGAGTTCTTGTTTCTACCCAGGGACAAGGTTGACATGGCCGTGCTAAATTCAGCTGGAGCCGAGCTGGATTCTGCAATTAAAAACCCCTTTTTCGGTGTTCTTTga
- the LOC122316049 gene encoding protein unc-45 homolog A-like, with protein sequence MASAAVNKIERAHQMYREGRYSEALGFYTEALALAKTKPQMIALHSNRAACFLKLHDFNKAAEECTSVLELDHNHSGALMLRAQTLVTLKEYHSALFDVNRLLDLNPSSEVYQNLQARLRGQLSLAPIAESEAELEDEEEYKDESEPSGNAESEQYKEEENAVVTAGIDQKEFDGTLINADVNVPEMQRPKESYEQEREKSKPAKNSFTAVEIAPKVQSNEELFEQDSKGWQTIPKPKGHSTLDYARWDRVEDNSSEEDDDEEESCPQYKFRVKTIGMRPVK encoded by the exons ATGGCATCGGCAGCGGTGAACAAGATCGAGCGGGCACACCAGATGTACCGGGAGGGACGGTACTCGGAGGCGTTAGGTTTTTACACCGAGGCCCTGGCCCTGGCCAAAACCAAGCCCCAAATGATCGCTCTTCATAGCAACCGGGCCGCTTGTTTTCTCAAACTCCACGATTTCAacaag GCTGCAGAAGAATGCACCTCAGTTCTTGAACTTGATCACAATCACAGTGGAGCACTAATGCTGCGGGCCCAAACACTTGTCACCCTTAAGGAGTATCACTCGGCACTCTTTGATGTCAACAGACTCTTGGATTTGAATCCATCATCAGAAGTTTATCAAAACCTTCAAGCTCGTTTGAGGGGACAATTG TCACTTGCTCCAATAGCTGAATCTGAAGCAGAGCTAGAAGATGAGGAAGAGTATAAAGATGAATCAGAACCAAGTGGAAATGCAGAAAGCGAACAAtacaaggaagaagaaaatgcGGTAGTTACAGCAGGAATAGATCAGAAAGAGTTTGATGGGACTCTTATAAATGCCGACGTTAATGTGCCAGAGATGCAGAGGCCCAAGGAATCATATGAACAGGAAAGAGAGAAATCCAAGCCTGCAAAGAACTCTTTTACTGCTGTAGAGATTGCCCCTAAAGTGCAGAGCAACGAGGAATTGTTTGAACAAGATTCTAAAGGATGGCAAACAATTCCAAAACCAAAGGGACACTCAACTCTAGACTATGCAAGGTGGGACAGAGTTGAAGACAATTCTAgcgaagaagatgatgatgaagaagagTCTTGCCCGCAGTATAAGTTTCGTGTGAAAACCATTGGTATGCGACCGGTAAAGTGA